In Pseudosulfitobacter pseudonitzschiae, one genomic interval encodes:
- a CDS encoding phenylacetate--CoA ligase family protein produces MKFAMQYRRADALEKANAECWHDIEMAPPNAVRRVQEENLIAQMAYLKENSDFYRDILAQAGVAFDDIRTIEDLQKLPYTFKTDIRESLASRKPFGRHLAADPKDVIQMQASSGTTGSPSYVALTETDVEVWNEMSARCFFANGIRPGDLVLHGFSLAKGFVGGIPVMQALQYMGAVDVPIGADGGADRLLRACADTRPRCIVGAPNFVLHLGEKAEEILGVKASELGVERIIVGGEPGGGIPAIRNRIEELWGAKCCEMLGGTDLGVAYWAECDDQSGMHMVSMDHIITELLDSDTGEIIPFDEGAKGEMIYTAITRQASPVLRFRSGDFIEVLGTSCSCGRTGPKIRCVGRTDDMLIVRGANVFPSAIHSIINDMMPDTNGIMRVVADFDGHTTQGALKVIVERGPDRSPQDDPDLKSTIETRLREALVFKADVTIVAANTFEKPGAAKVALTLSEFPELP; encoded by the coding sequence ATGAAATTCGCAATGCAGTACCGCCGCGCGGATGCGTTGGAAAAGGCAAATGCCGAATGCTGGCATGACATCGAAATGGCTCCGCCGAACGCGGTGCGCCGCGTCCAGGAGGAAAACCTGATCGCGCAGATGGCTTATCTGAAAGAGAACTCCGATTTTTACCGCGATATTCTAGCTCAGGCGGGCGTCGCATTTGACGATATTCGCACCATCGAAGACCTGCAAAAGCTGCCCTATACGTTCAAGACCGACATCCGCGAAAGCCTTGCGTCGCGAAAGCCTTTTGGCCGACATCTGGCGGCAGACCCAAAAGACGTCATCCAGATGCAGGCGTCGTCCGGCACTACCGGCAGCCCGTCGTATGTGGCATTGACTGAAACAGATGTCGAAGTCTGGAACGAAATGTCGGCGCGGTGTTTCTTTGCCAACGGCATCCGCCCCGGTGACCTGGTGTTGCACGGGTTTTCGCTGGCCAAAGGCTTTGTCGGCGGTATTCCGGTGATGCAGGCGCTGCAATACATGGGTGCTGTTGATGTGCCGATCGGCGCTGATGGCGGGGCGGACCGGCTGTTGCGGGCCTGCGCCGACACCCGCCCGCGCTGTATCGTCGGGGCGCCGAACTTTGTGTTGCATCTTGGCGAAAAGGCCGAGGAAATTCTTGGGGTCAAAGCCTCGGAGCTGGGCGTCGAACGCATTATTGTCGGCGGCGAGCCGGGCGGCGGCATTCCTGCCATTCGCAACCGTATTGAGGAACTCTGGGGTGCCAAATGTTGCGAAATGCTGGGCGGCACCGATCTGGGCGTGGCCTATTGGGCAGAATGCGACGATCAATCCGGCATGCATATGGTCAGCATGGATCACATCATTACCGAACTTCTGGACTCGGATACCGGCGAAATCATCCCCTTTGACGAGGGCGCAAAAGGCGAGATGATCTATACTGCCATCACCCGTCAAGCCAGCCCTGTATTGCGCTTTCGGTCGGGGGACTTCATCGAAGTTCTGGGCACTTCCTGTTCGTGCGGTCGAACTGGGCCAAAAATCCGCTGTGTTGGGCGCACTGACGACATGTTGATCGTGCGCGGCGCGAATGTGTTTCCGTCCGCAATTCACAGCATCATCAATGACATGATGCCCGACACCAACGGGATTATGCGCGTGGTGGCCGATTTTGACGGCCACACCACTCAGGGTGCCCTGAAAGTGATCGTGGAGCGCGGTCCGGACAGATCGCCCCAGGACGATCCCGACCTGAAATCAACCATCGAAACCCGGCTACGAGAAGCGTTGGTTTTCAAAGCGGATGTCACAATCGTCGCAGCCAACACGTTTGAAAAGCCGGGTGCCGCCAAAGTTGCACTTACTCTCAGTGAATTTCCGGAGTTGCCATGA
- a CDS encoding acyl-CoA carboxylase subunit beta, which yields MTQLKTTINTGSEEFRANEAHYRGKLDELHELRRAQRIGGPKKARERHVAKGKMLPRERVERLIDPGSPFLELGDLAGLGKYEDVPPGASIITGIGVIEGRQCMIIANDATVKGGTYFGMTCKKHVRAQRIAWQNRLPVITLVDSGGAFLPEIANIFPDEGQFGSIFHQQVGMSGDGVPQIAVVMGPCTAGGAYIPALCDEIVIVRGQGFMYLGGPELTFAATGEKVDAETLGGGKMHSSVSGVTDHLAEDDAHALAITRQIVSHLGEISSPRKTPAAAIPPAYPVEDIHGIVSRDAKVPTDNREIVARLVDGSDFHEFKPLYGDTMMTGWARIHGHEVGILANTGVLFVEAALKATHFINLCVQRDIPLVFLVDVNGFMVGREAEQAGIAKAGAKMITAMSSARVPKYTVITGGSYGAGYLAMLGRPFQPDAMFMWPSGRSAIMGPEQAASVLAQVRAQILARDDMTWTPEEEEVFKAPVRKEYEDFQGAYNFASNLWADNVIEPSETRDVLALLLDVASRRPKVETNFGVFRF from the coding sequence ATGACCCAGCTGAAAACGACGATCAACACAGGGTCGGAAGAGTTTCGCGCCAACGAGGCGCATTATCGCGGGAAACTGGACGAGTTGCATGAGTTGCGCCGCGCGCAACGCATCGGTGGACCAAAGAAGGCGCGCGAGCGTCATGTGGCCAAAGGCAAAATGCTGCCCCGTGAACGGGTAGAGCGGCTAATTGATCCGGGCAGCCCGTTTCTTGAACTGGGCGATTTGGCAGGGCTTGGGAAATATGAAGACGTGCCACCGGGGGCCAGCATCATCACCGGAATCGGGGTGATCGAGGGTCGCCAGTGCATGATTATCGCCAATGATGCGACTGTGAAAGGTGGGACCTACTTTGGCATGACCTGCAAGAAACATGTGCGGGCACAGCGTATTGCGTGGCAAAACCGACTGCCCGTGATTACACTGGTCGACAGCGGAGGGGCGTTCTTGCCCGAAATCGCAAATATCTTTCCCGACGAGGGCCAGTTCGGTTCGATCTTTCACCAGCAGGTTGGCATGTCGGGGGACGGCGTGCCACAGATTGCTGTGGTCATGGGGCCATGTACGGCGGGCGGAGCCTATATTCCGGCGCTTTGCGACGAGATTGTGATCGTGCGCGGCCAAGGCTTCATGTATCTTGGCGGACCCGAGCTAACTTTTGCTGCGACCGGCGAAAAGGTAGACGCCGAAACGCTGGGCGGGGGCAAAATGCACAGCTCGGTGTCGGGAGTTACCGACCATCTGGCCGAAGATGACGCCCACGCACTGGCCATCACTCGCCAGATAGTATCGCATTTAGGGGAAATATCGAGCCCCCGAAAAACCCCTGCCGCGGCCATCCCTCCCGCTTATCCGGTTGAGGATATTCACGGCATCGTCAGCCGCGATGCCAAAGTGCCCACCGACAACCGCGAGATTGTTGCCCGCCTTGTGGATGGTAGCGATTTTCACGAATTCAAACCGCTGTATGGCGACACCATGATGACCGGCTGGGCGCGCATTCATGGCCACGAGGTTGGCATCCTTGCCAACACTGGTGTGCTGTTCGTCGAGGCGGCACTGAAGGCCACGCATTTCATCAACCTTTGTGTTCAACGCGACATTCCGCTGGTGTTTCTGGTGGATGTGAATGGGTTCATGGTCGGCCGCGAGGCCGAACAGGCCGGCATCGCCAAGGCCGGGGCCAAGATGATCACCGCCATGTCGTCGGCCCGGGTGCCAAAATATACGGTGATTACCGGTGGGTCTTATGGTGCCGGCTATCTGGCGATGCTAGGCCGTCCATTTCAACCAGACGCGATGTTCATGTGGCCCTCGGGGCGCTCGGCAATCATGGGGCCGGAACAGGCCGCCAGTGTTTTGGCACAGGTGCGCGCGCAAATTCTGGCACGCGACGACATGACATGGACCCCTGAAGAAGAAGAAGTCTTTAAGGCTCCGGTTCGCAAGGAATACGAAGATTTCCAGGGTGCCTATAATTTTGCGTCAAATCTGTGGGCCGACAACGTGATTGAACCCTCCGAGACCCGTGATGTGCTGGCGTTGCTGCTGGATGTCGCCTCGCGGCGACCGAAAGTTGAAACCAATTTTGGCGTGTTCCGGTTCTGA
- a CDS encoding acetyl/propionyl/methylcrotonyl-CoA carboxylase subunit alpha, with protein sequence MKINTLLIANRGEIACRIARTARAQGITPVGVHSEADANALHVREIGRSILIGAGPASESYLRIDAVLDAARQVGADAIHPGYGFLAENPDFANAVEAAGMIFVGPTAETLDRFGDKASAKDAAIAAGVPVVSGASGAKSDPAEIAAAVREMGFPVLLKAVGGGGGRGQRLVEAENTLVQDIEGALREAKSTFGSEGMLLERFLPAARHVEVQIAGDGAGHVVHLFERDCTLQRRHQKVIEEAPAWGLPRTLLDQIATDAVKLGESLNYRGLGTVEFLVAGDNYFFLEVNPRIQVEHPVTEAITGLDLVAMHLRIAQGAGLGITQGDITCTGHAVEARLYAEDPANNFAPSTGKITTLSLPKGIRIDSGVETGDEVSPFYDPMIAKLIVHAVDRETALARLAEALDHTIVAGVQSNRSFLTALARDPEFAAMNVHTRWIDTRLDALTTPPADATANLWRAVAAVLFVSNGRTDDTTNPWSNRSTFTGWRLNAGDALVEADQRVTLMGSEKGAKHEELRVGPIGSGGYFTVFDANEVPLSLTCLELETGRWRVTHNGETLMLEARVTGNAIEITTADARRLFHAAPPLAFAGSEGAAERMVESPLTGMIVDVVVSDGDLVAEGDVIAVMESMKMEISIKAAAAGIAINISVTKGMMVDRGQTIAEIAPNESEPK encoded by the coding sequence ATGAAAATCAATACATTGCTCATTGCCAACCGTGGCGAGATTGCCTGCCGAATTGCCCGCACCGCGCGCGCGCAGGGTATCACCCCCGTGGGCGTTCACTCAGAGGCAGACGCGAACGCACTGCATGTGCGCGAAATTGGTCGCTCCATCCTGATCGGGGCGGGGCCGGCCAGCGAAAGCTACCTCAGGATCGACGCTGTGCTTGACGCCGCGCGCCAAGTGGGTGCCGATGCGATCCATCCCGGCTATGGCTTTCTGGCCGAGAATCCGGATTTTGCCAATGCTGTCGAAGCCGCCGGGATGATCTTTGTCGGCCCAACGGCCGAAACGCTGGATCGTTTCGGTGACAAGGCCAGCGCCAAAGACGCGGCGATTGCGGCAGGCGTTCCGGTGGTCTCTGGCGCGAGCGGTGCCAAATCCGACCCCGCCGAAATTGCCGCCGCAGTGCGCGAGATGGGCTTCCCGGTGCTTCTCAAGGCTGTTGGTGGCGGTGGCGGGCGCGGTCAGCGTCTGGTCGAAGCTGAGAACACATTGGTGCAAGACATCGAAGGGGCCCTGCGTGAGGCGAAGTCCACATTCGGGTCCGAGGGCATGTTGCTGGAACGATTCCTGCCTGCCGCGCGACACGTCGAGGTGCAAATTGCGGGCGACGGCGCGGGCCATGTGGTGCATCTGTTTGAACGCGACTGCACTCTGCAGCGCCGTCATCAAAAGGTGATCGAGGAAGCTCCGGCATGGGGTCTGCCACGTACCTTGCTTGACCAGATTGCAACGGATGCGGTGAAACTGGGAGAGAGCTTGAACTATCGTGGATTGGGTACGGTTGAGTTTCTGGTCGCGGGCGACAACTATTTTTTCCTCGAGGTTAATCCGCGGATTCAGGTCGAACACCCGGTGACCGAAGCGATCACCGGCCTTGATCTGGTGGCGATGCATCTGCGCATTGCCCAGGGCGCGGGCCTTGGGATCACCCAAGGTGATATCACCTGCACTGGCCACGCCGTCGAGGCGCGGCTGTATGCCGAAGACCCCGCCAATAACTTTGCGCCTTCAACCGGCAAGATCACCACCCTATCGCTGCCCAAGGGCATCCGCATCGACAGCGGTGTCGAAACCGGCGACGAGGTTAGCCCGTTTTACGATCCGATGATTGCCAAGCTTATTGTTCACGCGGTCGACCGCGAAACGGCGCTGGCCCGGCTGGCCGAGGCGTTAGATCACACCATCGTCGCGGGCGTTCAGTCAAACCGTAGTTTCCTGACGGCGCTGGCGCGCGATCCCGAATTTGCCGCGATGAACGTGCATACCCGCTGGATCGACACCCGCCTTGATGCGCTGACCACACCTCCGGCAGACGCAACCGCCAACCTGTGGCGCGCTGTCGCAGCCGTGCTATTTGTCAGCAACGGGCGAACTGACGACACCACCAATCCTTGGAGCAATCGTTCGACCTTTACTGGCTGGCGGCTAAACGCAGGCGATGCTTTGGTCGAGGCGGACCAGCGTGTCACCCTGATGGGATCGGAGAAGGGTGCCAAGCACGAAGAACTGCGCGTAGGCCCGATTGGGTCGGGCGGTTATTTTACCGTTTTTGATGCGAATGAAGTGCCTTTGTCCCTGACCTGTCTTGAACTGGAAACAGGGCGCTGGCGCGTTACCCATAACGGCGAAACCCTGATGCTGGAAGCCCGCGTCACCGGCAATGCTATCGAAATCACCACGGCCGACGCCCGCCGCCTGTTTCACGCCGCCCCGCCCCTGGCTTTTGCGGGCAGTGAAGGGGCAGCCGAGCGGATGGTGGAATCCCCGCTCACCGGTATGATCGTTGATGTTGTTGTTTCTGATGGAGATTTGGTCGCCGAAGGCGATGTAATCGCCGTTATGGAATCCATGAAGATGGAAATATCGATAAAGGCTGCAGCGGCAGGAATCGCCATCAACATTTCTGTAACCAAAGGCATGATGGTCGACCGCGGTCAGACCATCGCCGAAATTGCCCCAAATGAAAGCGAACCGAAATGA